CACTTCTCACCTCTCACCTCTCACCTCTCACTTCTCACTTCTCACTTCTCACCTCTCACTTCTCACCTCTCACTTCTCACCTCTCACTTCTCATCTGTTTATAATTAGAAAATGGCTTTGGAAACTGGAAGAAAGTAAAAGCTTGTTTTACAAAATTTGCTAAAATATTTGCTTACAATATAAAATCATTTTATCTTTGACCATTCGGTTAAACCGTTTGATTAAACCTTGTGGTTAATATTTGGAAAAAATGGATAAAAAACAATTAGATACTGAAAAGAGAATACTTGATGCTGCAAAAAATGTATTTATAAAAAAAGGGATGTCAGGGACACGAATGCAGGAAATTGCTGATGAGGCAGGAATTAATAAATCTTTACTTCATTATTATTTTAGAAATAAGGAAACTCTTTTTTACACTGTTTTTGAAGAAAGTCTTTTGAAAATGCTTCCTATGTTAGCAGGATTGTTCGATTCGGAAAAGGAGTTGTTTGGAAAAATTGAACTATTTTTTGAACATTATATTTCTTTTTTAATATCAAATCCTTATTTGCCCGAATTTATTTTACACGAGTTAAACATGAATCCGGAACTATTGCTGAATAAATTTTTAAAAGGAAATATTAGTACTTTAAAAAATATTTTTTTTAAACAAGTAGAACAGGAGCATAAAAATGGGAATATAATTGATATAAAGCCTTCACAGTTGTTAATAAATATGATTTCACTAAGTGTTTTTCCTATTGTTGCTGAGCCTTTATTAAAAGGAATTTTTGAAATGTCAGAAGATGATTTTCATTCTTTTCTTATCAGCAGAAAAAAAGAATTGGCAGATTTTGTAATAAACTCAATAAAAGTAAAATGAGAAAGTTAGTTTATTTATTAATATTTAGTTTTTTGAGTACTTTTTTATTTGCTCAAAAAACAGACACTTTAAATTTGCAAAAATGCTATGAATTTGCGGAAAATAATTTTTCTTTATCTGCTACGGAAGAATTGTACAAAAAGACAAATGAATTGAATATTCAAAAAGCAAATGCTACCTATTTACCTCAATTTGATTTAAATGCAAAAGCAACTTATCAATCGGAAGTAACTTCAATTGACCTTAGCGGATTACCTTTTCCTATTGATATTGATGCACCTTCGCAAGATCAGTATCAGGCAACTTTTGACCTTAGTCAGATAATTTATGATGGTGGAATAACAAAAAAAATGAAGGAGCTACACAATGTAAATATGAACATTGACATCCAAAAGCTCAATATCGAAAAGTTTAAATTGAAGGAAAAAATAAATAATTTGTTTTTTTCAATATTGTTGTTAAATGAAAATTTAGAGCTTATTAATTTATTAAAAAAAGACCTTGATGAGAAAATAAAAGTTATTGAATCAGGGATAAAGAATGGTGTTTTAATAGCATCGGATGTTTATGTTTTACAAGCAGAAATTATAAAGGTTGAGCAAAACGAAATTGAAATAAAGAGTAAATTAAAAAATCTCAGAGATGCACTTTCCGAAATAACATCTCTTGAAATAACTGAGAATACAGTATTTGAAGAAAAAAATACTAAGAATAATTTTTTGCAAAATGAAAATTATGAAATTACTAAGCGTCCCGAAAAGGAACTTTTTAATTTGCAAAAGCAAAAAATAAATGCAGGAATAGAAGTTATAAAGTCAAAGAAAAATCCGAAACTATTTGCTTTTGGTCAACTTGGTTATGGCAAACCCGGATTGAATTTTTTAAGTAACGAATTTGGTGAATTTTATTTTGTGGGGGTTAAAATGAATTGGAATATTTGGGATTGGAAACAAAACAAATATGAACAAGAAATTATGAAACTAAATAAAGATGTGTTGGATTGTAAGGAGAAAAATTTTGATAAAAACATAAAAATAGCACTTGATTATCAGACAAATGATATTGAAAAATTTGAAAAATTAATTTTAAAAGATAAGGATATAATTGAACTGAAAGAAAAAGTAAAAAAAGTTGCTTCTTCAAAGTTAAAAAACGGAACAATTACCTCATCTGAATATTTGACCGAATTGAATGCAGAGATACAGGCAAAGTTGAAATTGGCAATTCATAAAGTTCAGCTTGAGCAGGCGAGAATTAATTTCATGATGATAAAAGGAGTTTTGTAAAAAAGAAAAATTAAAAAATTATGAAAATAATAAATTTAACATTAATTGCTTTGATACTGTTGTCAGGATGTAGAAATAACGAACAAGAATCTGATGCTTACGGAAATTTTGAAGCAAAAGAAATTATTGTATCGGCAGAAGCAAATGGGAAGATATTAAAGCTGTATATTAATTCAGGAGAACTTTTGAAAGAAGGTCAAAAAATAGGGCTGATTGATACTATGCAACTTTCGTTAAAACTATCACAAATAGTAGCACAAAAAAATGCTATTCAAACAAAATTTGAGAATATTGTTTCTCAAGTGAATGTTCTTGAAGAACAGAAAAAAGTTTTTTTAACGGAAAAAAGAAGGCTTGAAAAACTTGTAAAAGACAAAGCAGCACCAAAGCAAAAACTTGATAAAATTGACGGAGAAATTAGAATCATTAACTCAAGAATAAAATCAGTAAATACTCAAAGAAATTCTATAAGCAAAGAAATAGAGGTACTTCAAAAACAAAAAGAAATAGTAAAATTCCAACTTGAAAAATGTAAGATGATAAATCCTGTTAAAGGAACAATTTTAACAAAGTTTGTGGAGCAAGGAGAAATGGCAGGTATTGGAAGACCCTTGTATAAAATTGCTGACATTTCAGAAATGTTTTTGAGGGTTTATATTAGTGGCAATCAATTGCCAAATATAAAAATCGGGCAAAAGGTTGATGTTTTTATTGATAAATCAAAAAAAGAAAATCAAAAACTTAGCGGAAAAATAAGTTGGATATCATCACAGGCAGAGTTTACACCAAAGATTATTCAAACTAAAGAAGAAAGAGTTGATTTGGTTTATGCAGTAAAAATAATTGTTAAAAATGATGGAAGGTTAAAAATCGGGATGCCGGGAGAAATTGATTTTGAATGAAGAAATTCAGTGAGCAGATGAATAAAAATAAAAGTATAATTGTTCATAATGTAAGTCGTAGCTATGATGAGGAAGTAGCTTTAAAAAATGTTTCATTTGAAGTGAACAAGGGCGAAATATTTGGTTTTATTGGACCTGACGGTGCAGGAAAAACTACACTTTTTAGAATAATTACAACTGTTTTGCTTGCTGATAAAGGTGAAGTAAGTGTTGAAGGATTTGATGTGGTTACAGAATATAAAAAAATTCGTAAGTTAATTGGATATATGCCGGGAAGGTTTTC
This sequence is a window from Bacteroidota bacterium. Protein-coding genes within it:
- a CDS encoding TolC family protein, whose product is MRKLVYLLIFSFLSTFLFAQKTDTLNLQKCYEFAENNFSLSATEELYKKTNELNIQKANATYLPQFDLNAKATYQSEVTSIDLSGLPFPIDIDAPSQDQYQATFDLSQIIYDGGITKKMKELHNVNMNIDIQKLNIEKFKLKEKINNLFFSILLLNENLELINLLKKDLDEKIKVIESGIKNGVLIASDVYVLQAEIIKVEQNEIEIKSKLKNLRDALSEITSLEITENTVFEEKNTKNNFLQNENYEITKRPEKELFNLQKQKINAGIEVIKSKKNPKLFAFGQLGYGKPGLNFLSNEFGEFYFVGVKMNWNIWDWKQNKYEQEIMKLNKDVLDCKEKNFDKNIKIALDYQTNDIEKFEKLILKDKDIIELKEKVKKVASSKLKNGTITSSEYLTELNAEIQAKLKLAIHKVQLEQARINFMMIKGVL
- a CDS encoding HlyD family efflux transporter periplasmic adaptor subunit, encoding MKIINLTLIALILLSGCRNNEQESDAYGNFEAKEIIVSAEANGKILKLYINSGELLKEGQKIGLIDTMQLSLKLSQIVAQKNAIQTKFENIVSQVNVLEEQKKVFLTEKRRLEKLVKDKAAPKQKLDKIDGEIRIINSRIKSVNTQRNSISKEIEVLQKQKEIVKFQLEKCKMINPVKGTILTKFVEQGEMAGIGRPLYKIADISEMFLRVYISGNQLPNIKIGQKVDVFIDKSKKENQKLSGKISWISSQAEFTPKIIQTKEERVDLVYAVKIIVKNDGRLKIGMPGEIDFE
- a CDS encoding TetR/AcrR family transcriptional regulator; this translates as MDKKQLDTEKRILDAAKNVFIKKGMSGTRMQEIADEAGINKSLLHYYFRNKETLFYTVFEESLLKMLPMLAGLFDSEKELFGKIELFFEHYISFLISNPYLPEFILHELNMNPELLLNKFLKGNISTLKNIFFKQVEQEHKNGNIIDIKPSQLLINMISLSVFPIVAEPLLKGIFEMSEDDFHSFLISRKKELADFVINSIKVK